In Aspergillus oryzae RIB40 DNA, chromosome 6, one genomic interval encodes:
- a CDS encoding uncharacterized protein (steroid reductase required for elongation of the very long chain fatty acids) yields the protein MALVTIRVAIHPRGKPIKSLSQKVRIDPHNSTEELYDVLAQMSGLSIFRLRITKKSDSILVARSKESTLEEAGVKDMDVITVKDLGPQISWRAVFITEYLGPVFIPGLFLFQLRPYLYSNHGTIPEPSSFQLLLCALLIIHFVKREYESIFVHRFSKVTMPARKIVLNSAYYCVMSCNMAYWAFRPDTTPSNPVLCCAGLVLFAFGELANLNTHFVLRDLRRPGTPERGVPYGFGFGVVTCPNYLFEIIAWIGIWFVSGLSLSILIFIIIGSVQMAIWARKKEHRYRKEFGGKYKVKRFAMLPGIY from the exons ATGGCACTGGTCACCATCAGGGTGGCTATTCACCCCAGGG GAAAACCAATCAAAAGCCTTTCACAGAAGGTCCGCATCGATCCGCATAATTCAACCGAGGAACTCTACGATGTTCTTGCTCAAATGTCGGGGTTATCTATCTTTCGCCTGAGGATCACCAAAAAGAGCGATAGCATCTTGGTTGCGAGGTCTAAGGAGTCTActcttgaagaagccggaGTCAAGGACATGGATGTAATTACCGTTAAGGACCTTG GTCCTCAGATCTCATGGCGAGCCGTGTTCATCACCGAATACCTCGGTCCAGTCTTCATCCCAGgactcttcctttttcaactACGTCCATATCTGTACTCCAACCACGGCACCATCCCCGAGCCGAGCAGTTTTCAGCTCCTTCTCTGTGCGCTGTTGATAATCCACTTCGTAAAACGTGAGTATGAGTCTATCTTCGTCCACCGATTCAGTAAAGTCACAATGCCCGCGCGCAAGATTGTCCTAAACAGTGCCTACTACTGCGTGATGAGCTGCAACATGGCCTACTGGGCCTTTCGGCCTGACACGACACCAAGCAATCCTGTACTATGTTGTGCAGGCCTTGTCCTCTTTGCCTTTGGGGAACTGGCGAACTTGAACACCCACTTTGTGCTCCGCGATCTCCGTCGTCCCGGGACTCCTGAACGTGGCGTGCCATACGGATTTGGATTCGGTGTTGTGACCTGCCCTAACTATTTATTCGAGATTATTGCCTGGATAGGCATTTGGTTTGTTAGTGGACTCAGTTTGAGCATTCTTATTTTTATCATTATCGGAAGTGTGCAAATGGCGATATGGGCTAGGAAGAAGGAGCACCGCTACCGGAAGGAATTTGGGGGTAAGTACAAGGTTAAGAGGTTTGCCATGCTTCCCGGTATTTATTAA
- a CDS encoding uncharacterized protein (cytochrome P450 CYP4/CYP19/CYP26 subfamilies): MSPRGKMVQPIETPRQAFLAHPLTVILVGIILSLLVRRLLWNLKQRELERLHGCERLHNEGGCLRYDFLGIAKAIKLGFHFRRRTSLPYTNALFKRYGETYASNVLGYRLIFTCSAENIKHLLSTAFADFDSSPLRKPLFQPITPDGIFTLDGPGWKKSRDQLRSRLSNLRKIVDLNQCERHFQAFLQHVPPNGQAFDVQACAFALALDMQTLFSLGESVDALSFCQSREKKQFLEDLLFVKEKIVQDGFRGPLRYLYPKRRFLHCCKRARRYVIAHVSRQLTGCSSMSEKAEGAQPTNAEEEVSLLADQALSILLANDSMSTTLSGLFFCLSQDERVVKKLTASILDTVGLEPPTWGQLGTLHYVRWVLQEAMRLFPAVVFNARVANKNSTLPTGGGTNGNSPVLIRKGEIVVFSTWARHRLGKDFGENPDEFYPERWEHLSGDMIGFIPFNKGPRACPGQHYAMIVLTYIVARIFQTFSTVSNYDTREWTERISMTLENENRVLIGLS, translated from the exons ATGTCACCTCGGGGCAAAATGGTTCAACCAATTGAAACCCCGCGACAAGCTTTTCTCGCTCATCCCCTCACAGTGATTCTTGTTGGCATTATTTTGAGCCTATTAGTGCGAAGATTGCTCTGGAATTTAAAGCAGCGAGAGCTGGAACGACTCCATGGCTGCGAAAGGCTTCACAATGAAGGCGGTTGCCTTCGATACGACTTTCTCGGTATCGCCAAGGCTATTAAATTAGGGTTTCATTTCAGGCGTCGAACCTCCCTTCCCTACACCAATGCCCTGTTCAAGAGATACGGAGAGACTTATGCTTCCAATGTCCTCGGTTATCGGCTCATATTTACCTGCAGTGCAGAAAACATCAAACATCTCTTATCTACCGCATTTGCCGATTTCGACAGTTCCCCCCTACGAAAGCCCTTATTTCAACCTATCACTCCAGATGGCATTTTCACCCTCGACGGTCCaggatggaagaaaagccGAGACCAGTTGCGCAGTCGGCTTTCAAACCTCCGCaagattgttgatttgaaCCAATGCGAGCGTCATTTTCAGGcttttcttcaacatgtCCCGCCCAATGGGCAGGCGTTCGACGTTCAAGCTTGTGCTTTTGCTCTGGCTTTGGATATGCAGACCTTATTCTCGCTAGGGGAGTCGGTTGATGCACTTAGCTTTTGTCAATccagagaaaagaagcagtTTCTAGAGGATCTGCTTTTTGTCAAGGAGAAAATTGTGCAGGATGGTTTTCGTGGCCCGCTGCGTTATCTTTACCCTAAGCGACGGTTTCTGCATTGCTGTAAGAGGGCACGGAGATATGTGATAGCTCATGTATCTCGGCAACTCACAGGATGCAGTAGCATGAGCGAGAAAGCCGAAGGAGCTCAGCCCACCAacgcggaggaagaggtgtCTCTGTTGGCAGACCAGGCGCTGAGTATCCTGCTCGCAAATGACAGCATGAGCACCACCCTCTCgggtcttttcttctgccttTCTCAGGATGAGCGAGTTGTAAAGAAGCTAACAGCAAGCATTCTTGACACTGTTGGGTTGGAACCTCCGACGTGGGGCCAACTCGGAACTCTACACTACGTCCGTTGGGTACTCCAGGAAG CGATGAGACTCTTCCCTGCAGTTGTTTTCAACGCCAGGGTAGCCAATAAGAATTCCACGCTGCCAACCGGTGGTGGGACTAACGGCAACTCCCCAGTTCTTATTCGGAAGGGTGAAATCGTGGTCTTTTCCACCTGGGCTAGGCATCGCCTCGGGAAAGACTTTGGCGAGAATCCAGACGAATTCTATCCGGAACGGTGGGAACATCTAAGTGGTGACATGATTGGTTTTATCCCGTTTAACAAGGGGCCTCGAGCCTGTCCTGGTC AGCATTATGCCATGATTGTGCTCACGTACATTGTGGCTCGAATATTTCAGACATTTTCAACGGTCTCTAATTATGATACACGAGAATGGACGGAGAGGATTAGCATGACGCTTGAGAACGAGAATAGGGTTCTCATAGGTTTGAGTTAA
- a CDS encoding sugar porter family MFS transporter (predicted transporter (major facilitator superfamily)) → MTVDTSSDREANDFQHVQVAKTSMWRSLMNNPKVLFIAFFASFGGFEYGYQQGVLGQSLVMTRFMENFPSVVNSSTATGWLTSILQLGGVVGSLSAGVLGELYSRKYTMFVACCWVILGSYLYVGATEGNPSLLYAGRFFTGLGVGLFSGVGPLYNAELAAPEMRGLLVSFYQFATILGIMISFWVGYGSNYIGGTGETQSDMAWRLPSIVQGIPAVFLACGIWFMPFSPRWLVKQDRDEEALTTLAWIRKLPQDHELVQMEFLEMKAEALFEKRAFAKATPWLAERENKNVFMSQIAQYANCFRTMGNFKRVCTAWLVMFFQQWSGVDAIIYYASNVFTSLGLTSGTVALLATGVTGVVFLISTMPGMLVIDKVGRKPMLLVGSLVMLLSMVIVGVIVAKFRHDWPSHEAAGWSAVALIWLYIAGFGATWGPCSWTLVSEIFPLSIRAKGASIGAFSNWINNFAIAFFVPPMLEAWAWGTYIFFAVFLGVGIVWVWFFLPETKNASLEEMDRVFKSNTGEQDAEMLREAQREVGLTACIERLSKGPVPVEKDSYGSHLEQV, encoded by the exons ATGACCGTCGACACGTCCTCCGATCGGGAGGCCAATGACTTCCAGCATGTCCAGGTTGCCAAAACATCGATGTGGCGATCCCTGATGAATAACCCCAAAGTGCTTTTTATAGCATTCTTCGCCTC CTTTGGTGGTTTTGAGTATGGCTACCAGCAAGGCGTACTGGGACAGTCGCTGGTGATGACCCGCTTCATGGAGAACTTCCCCTCCGTGGTGAACTCCTCCACAGCCACGGGATGGTTGACTTCAATTCTGCAGTTGGGCGGAGTTGTAGGGTCCTTGTCTGCAGGTGTCTTGGGCGAACTCTATTCGCGAAAGTACACTATGTTTGTCGCATGCTGCTGGGTTATCCTAGGGAGTTATCTTTACGTTGGTGCCACGGAGGGCAACCCGTCACTCTTGTACGCCGGACGATTTTTCACGGGCTTAGGCGTTGGTTTGTTTAGCGGTGTCGGGCCCTTGTACAATGCCGAGTTGGCAGCGCCCGAGATGCGTGGTCTTTTGGTATCTTTCTATCAGTTTGCCACCATTCTTGGAATCATGATTTCCTTCTGGGTGGGTTACGGAAGTAACTACATTGGGGGTACGGGCGAGACGCAGTCGGACATGGCATGGCGCCTGCCCTCCATCGTCCAAGGTATCCCGGCCGTTTTCCTAGCCTGCGGCATCTGGTTCATGCCTTTCTCTCCCAGGTGGCTGGTCAAGCAGGACCGGGATGAGGAGGCCCTCACCACGCTTGCCTGGATACGGAAGCTGCCACAGGACCATGAGCTGGTTCAGATGGAGTTTCTGGAGATGAAGGCAGAAGCCCTTTTTGAAAAGAGGGCCTTTGCCAAAGCGACACCCTGGCTggctgaaagagaaaacaagaatgtcttcatgAGCCAAATCGCACAATATGCGAACTGCTTCCGGACCATGGGCAACTTCAAAAGGGTCTGCACTGCATGGCTGGTTATGTTTTTCCAGCAATGGAGTGGTGTCGATGCCA TTATCTACTACGCGTCTAATGTTTTCACCAGTCTTGGACTTACAAGTGGTACTGTGGCTCTCTTGGCGACTGGAGTGACTGGCgtggtcttcctcatcagcaCGATGCCGGGCATG TTGGTCATCGACAAAGTCGGTCGAAAGCCGATGCTCTTAGTCGGCTCGCTGGTGATGTTACTCAGCATGGTAATTGTCGGAGTGATCGTGGCCAAATTCCGGCACGATTGGCCTTCTCACGAGGCCGCTGGCTGGAGTGCTGTCG CACTTATCTGGCTCTATATTGCCGGCTTTGGTGCCACCTGGGGTCCCTGTTCATGGACCTTGGTATCGGAGATATTCCCTCTCTCTATTCGTGCTAAGGGTGCCTCGATCGGAGCGTTTAGCAACTGGATCAACAACTTTGCCATCGCCTTCTTTGTACCACCAATGCTGGAAGCATGGGCATGGGGTAcatatattttctttgcCGTGTTCCTGGGTGTCGGCATAGTCTGGGTGTGGTTCTTCCTCCCAGAGACCAAGAATGCGTCGCTCGAGGAGATGGATCGGGTTTTCAAGAGCAATACCGGAGAGCAGGACGCCGAAATGCTGCGTGAGGCACAGAGAGAGGTGGGCTTGACCGCATGCATCGAACGGTTATCCAAAGGTCCGGTACCCGTCGAGAAAGATAGTTATGGGTCACATCTCGAGCAGGTGTAA
- a CDS encoding uncharacterized protein (predicted protein) codes for MGLLSTFGRPRPVTVPTDRVVHLRYWDDLHYLRSLCHDFTFRFDDVLDASKLEAALDRLMEIGDWGQLGARLRLNDNGKLEYHIPAEYDKSTRPAFGFTTAEYGISINEHPLGARLPTTGQDQSVLSPSCAEFAPLVRHEDSPRELADWIYSDRPQLHVHVAVFEDATLLTVSYLHTLFDAVARTNFFKAWIAVLEGREEEVPPFVPFDQDPLCQLGKEVARENYTHFGRLVAGLSLVLFGLRYLFELLWFRKEEEHPIRVPGHCVERMRETAQQELAAATPEGAEVPFLSEPDVVSAWWVKTMVTALNPAPSRTVMVMSPFNVWGLFKESFPAGAKGFIGNAFFNSYTVHKAGEVLEDNNLAHLACKNRQALVEHRTKEQVQAMTAIQRQSFMQFPPLVGDSNLLFMTHTNQHKARYFETDFSAAVVATGVPLTERPHALGRPSYINDIEHCRLYPTRNVCRVIGKDAAGDWWLLFKTRSEAWPSIHRQLATLLGIDQAEARDVPNAVDQVAITHNGSSPAKMYSEARGMLLQIRLLWRLLV; via the exons ATGGGTCTCCTCTCTACCTTTGGCCGCCCACGGCCAGTTACTGTACCCACCGACCGAGTCGTCCATCTACGATACTGGGATGATTTACATTACCTACGCAGTCTTTGCCATGACTTTACCTTCCGCTTTGACGACGTCCTTGATGCGTCGAAACTCGAGGCAGCACTGGAcaggctgatggagatcGGTGACTGGGGCCAACTGGGGGCTCGCCTGCGACTGAAT GATAATGGAAAGCTCGAATATCACATACCCGCCGAGTATGACAAGAGCACCCGTCCCGCTTTTGGCTTTACCACCGCCGAGTATGGCATCAGTATCAATGAACACCCGTTAGGCGCACGTCTGCCAACAACAGGCCAGGACCAATCTGTTTTGTCGCCATCTTGCGCCGAGTTTGCCCCATTGGTCCGCCATGAAGATAGTCCCCGAGAGTTGGCCGACTGGATCTATTCCGATCGCCCGCAACTGCATGTCCATGTTGCTGTCTTCGAAGATGCAACTCTTTTGACGGTCAGCTACCTTCACACCTTGTTCGACGCCGTCGCGCGGACCAATTTCTTCAAGGCATGGATTGCTGTTCTTGAAggccgggaagaagaggtgcCACCTTTTGTGCCTTTTGACCAGGACCCCTTATGCCAATTGGGCAAGGAAGTCGCTCGGGAGAACTACACCCACTTTGGGCGACTCGTTGCCGGGTTGAGTCTCGTGCTCTTCGGACTCAGGTATCTATTCGAACTCCTCTGGTTccgaaaggaagaggaacacCCTATCCGGGTTCCGGGACACTGCGTGGAACGGATGAGGGAAACCGCCCAACAGGAACTGGCCGCTGCCACTCCGGAGGGAGCGGAAGTGCCTTTTCTGAGTGAGCCTGATGTCGTCTCTGCGTGGTGGGTGAAGACAATGGTTACAGCCCTGAACCCTGCGCCGAGCCGAACCGTCATGGTGATGAGTCCCTTCAACGTATGGGGTCTGTTTAAGGAATCTTTCCCTGCCGGCGCTAAGGGTTTCATTGGCAATgcattcttcaattcctaCACAGTGCACAAGGCGGGTGAAGTCCTTGAGGATAACAACTTGGCCCACTTGGCGTGCAAGAACCGGCAGGCACTCGTGGAACACAGAACCAAGGAGCAGGTCCAAGCGATGACTGCCATTCAGCGACAATCATTCATGCAATTCCCACCCCTCGTTGGCGATTCAAACCTTCTCTTCATGACACACACCAACCAACACAAAGCCAGGTACTTCGAGACTGACTTCTcagctgctgttgttgcgACCGGTGTGCCTCTCACCGAGAGACCTCATGCTCTGGGTAGACCGTCTTATATTAACGACATTGAACATTGTCGCTTGTACCCGACTCGCAATGTTTGTAGGGTGATCGGCAAGGATGCTGCTGGTGACTGGTGGCTTTTGTTTAAGACTCGCTCTGAGGCATGGCCTTCGATTCACAGGCAGTTGGCGACTTTGCTCGGCATCGACCAAGCGGAGGCAAGGGACGTCCCTAATGCAGTGGACCAGGTAGCCATTACCCACAACGGAAGCTCGCCGGCAAAGATGTACTCCGAGGCTAGGGGAATGCTTCTGCAAATCCGTCTTCTCTGGAGGCTCTTAGTATAA
- a CDS encoding uncharacterized protein (predicted protein), whose protein sequence is MRPILDISGVEADEINSGNCSSFPILIYTSALALLANTIYHISSFLLLIHKPRLLKTLPGPKRFISRIWHAQAIAGIATSNEFKEQWDPILIASLLTVAPEMTHKSQQSILLNLLGSITTVTGIKLDSEIDDLRCGWNISQYDEEAVD, encoded by the coding sequence ATGCGGCCGATTTTAGACATTAGCGGTGTGGAGGCCGACGAGATTAATTCTGGGAACTGCTCATCTTTTCCCATTCTTATCTACACGTCGGCTCTTGCACTTTTGGCCAACACTATCTACCATATATCTTCATTCCTCTTACTTATTCACAAGCCAAGGCTACTGAAGACATTACCGGGTCCGAAACGTTTCATCTCCCGCATCTGGCACGCTCAAGCCATTGCAGGAATCGCTACGAGCAATGAGTTCAAGGAGCAGTGGGACCCGATCCTGATCGCTAGCCTTCTCACCGTCGCGCCAGAGATGACCCACAAATCGCAGCAATCAATCCTGCTCAATCTACTGGGTAGTATTACTACGGTAACTGGAATTAAACTAGATTCTGAGATTGATGATCTGCGATGCGGCTGGAACATTTCACAGTACGACGAAGAAGCGGTAGATTGA
- a CDS encoding uncharacterized protein (predicted protein), with translation MKWTAILIALSAVSTQALESRDFDGKVTCGGGLPADYKAIKGGIDYLNGVGGTPVEDPNKCGRVSCSYNSAIYMCNWALLGRSRLQMDGVWRLPMLAFDLEMCLICCLS, from the exons atgaagtGGACCGCTATTTTGATCGCTCTCAGTGCTGTCTCTACCCAG GCTCTCGAATCGCGCGACTTCGATGGCAAGGTCACTTGCGGTGGTGGCTTGCCTGCCGATTATAAAGCAATCAAGGGTGGTATCGATTATCTAAACGGCGTTGGTGGCACACCTGTGGAAGACCCGAATAAGTGTGGCCGGGTGAGCTGCTCCTATAATTCGGCCATCTACATGTGTAACTGG GCACTGTTGGGAAGGTCGAGGCTCCAAATGGATGGGGTGTGGAGGTTGCCTATGCTAGCT TTCGATCTTGAGATGTGTTTAATCTGCTGCTTGTCCTAA
- a CDS encoding ribokinase (ribokinase), giving the protein MATKPQICVIGSLNIDFVTYARRCPGPGETLTGSSLSIDAGGKGANQAVACARAAFTSRTQQDVAVRMIGAVGANDPYYPTLLQPALEKSGVDTTGIEQRSDCQTGSATIIVEEGEQGENRIVVVPGANHDGMNDVDKLLSVVQTQCPAPPQVVVLQGEIPRSTVIGLMQHYNKSENPTNVVLNIAPVYPDGIPLAALSGTAVLIMNETETIQMAESIPDFPVGSQTEADLQPELLAPLFHQVAKIPIVLITLGAKGVFFSTATGRNGSVRGVRVKNVVDTTAAGDTFVGYFSAEFARYAATGQPLEDFDALIEPAVQQANQAAAMCVQRKGAIESIPFAYEITDRQ; this is encoded by the coding sequence ATGGCCACAAAACCACAGATCTGCGTCATCGGGTCCCTCAACATCGACTTCGTCACATATGCCCGCCGCTGTCCCGGGCCTGGCGAAACGCTAACAGGTTCCTCCCTGTCCATCGATGCAGGCGGCAAAGGCGCCAACCAAGCGGTTGCATGCGCACGAGCAGCTTTTACCTCCAGAACCCAGCAAGATGTGGCTGTGCGTATGATTGGTGCAGTCGGTGCGAATGATCCATATTATCCGACGTTATTACAGCCAGCATTAGAAAAGTCAGGGGTGGATACCACGGGAATCGAGCAAAGATCAGACTGCCAAACAGGCTCGGCGACTATCATCGTGGAGGAAGGCGAGCAAGGGGAGAACCGCATTGTCGTGGTACCGGGAGCAAACCATGATGGAATGAATGATGTCGATAAGCTCCTTTCCGTTGTCCAGACACAGTGTCCTGCTCCCCCGCAGGTCGTGGTTCTGCAGGGAGAAATTCCGAGGTCAACTGTGATTGGTCTGATGCAGCATTATAATAAGAGCGAGAATCCGACGAATGTCGTCTTGAATATTGCACCCGTGTATCCGGATGGTATTCCCCTGGCTGCATTGTCCGGCACAGCTGTCTTGATCATGAATGAAACGGAGACTATCCAGATGGCGGAATCAATTCCTGATTTCCCGGTGGGATCTCAAACCGAAGCCGATCTGCAACCGGAGCTGTTGGCTCCACTGTTCCACCAGGTGGCTAAGATTCCCATTGTTTTGATCACGCTCGGTGCGAAGGGGGTGTTCTTCTCAACGGCCACCGGTCGGAACGGCTCTGTTCGCGGCGTGCGTGTTAAGAATGTGGTGGACACCACCGCCGCTGGAGATACCTTTGTGGGCTACTTTTCGGCTGAATTTGCGAGGTACGCTGCCACGGGACAGCCTCTCGAGGACTTTGACGCTTTGATCGAGCCTGCGGTACAGCAGGCGAATCAGGCAGCCGCCATGTGTGTGCAGAGAAAGGGCGCCATTGAAAGTATCCCATTTGCATATGAGATCACAGATCGCCAATGA
- a CDS encoding terpene cyclase/mutase family protein (squalene cyclase), whose translation MTTGHRQFDDGLSERERLIHEAGLTLQRSMDYAYNVVRSDGHWCGEMSSNVTITAEYIFLRQALGLDLKTDGAAYCRHILSQQNSDGSWGLAPEYPGDVSTTTEAYLALKMLGLSTDAPAMQQAKAFVLNAGGVAKVRVFTRIFLATFGLFPWKAVPQLPVELILLPSACPINIYKFASWARGTIAPLLIICHHQPVYALPNGVFAENEYLDELWQDSTNKSEPYSPSIWELLSQGDITGLTFSLLDKLLYQLNGLRSIPLLRSYALKQCMKWILERQEPTGDWAGIFPPMHASVYAFVLEGYKLEDPPVRLGIEALENFAWEDAKGKRVQPCVSPVWDTTLMSIALSDAATPNHQIVDRAIQWIRDRQLLEPRGDWRVYRPRLAPGGFSFEYTNSHYPDIDDSAAIILAQVKHDPISANSSSVIAAATWILGMQNPDGGWAAFDVENDKLFLNKIPFSDMDSLCDTSCADITGRILEAFGLLIRRVPDKDSSQLFQLLPAIRAACRRGIRYLASTQEANGAWFGRWGCNYIYGTSHALCGLAYFLQEDQQVPAMVQPALQWLKSQQNDDGGWGESLLSYQSPERKEQRSTASQTAWALMGLLAHLPHTDIVIERGIRWLVSSQRPVETLGSTWPEPVYTGTGFPNHFYLGYDYYRHYFPMMALGRYLRGVQG comes from the coding sequence ATGACGACCGGACATCGACAATTCGACGATGGCCTGTCTGAGAGAGAGCGGTTAATTCACGAAGCAGGGCTAACTCTACAACGTTCTATGGACTATGCTTATAATGTGGTACGGTCTGATGGGCATTGGTGTGGGGAGATGAGCTCAAATGTCACCATCACAGCCGAATATATCTTTCTCCGACAGGCTCTGGGACTGGACCTGAAAACTGATGGTGCGGCCTATTGTCGCCACATACTCTCCCAGCAAAATAGTGACGGCTCCTGGGGTCTAGCACCTGAGTATCCAGGTGATGTCTCGACAACCACAGAAGCATATCTCGCGCTGAAAATGTTAGGGCTGAGTACAGATGCCCCAGCCATGCAACAAGCCAAAGCATTCGTTCTCAATGCGGGTGGTGTTGCCAAGGTTCGCGTCTTCACTCGCATTTTCCTGGCAACCTTTGGCTTGTTTCCATGGAAGGCCGTACCCCAGCTCCCTGTAGAGCTGATTCTGCTGCCTTCTGCATGTCCAATCAACATCTACAAGTTCGCTTCTTGGGCCCGTGGAACCATTGCCCCTCTTTTGATAATctgtcatcatcaaccgGTCTACGCGCTCCCTAACGGAGTATTTGCGGAGAACGAATATCTAGACGAGTTATGGCAAGATTCCACTAACAAAAGCGAGCCCTACAGTCCATCCATCTGGGAGCTGCTGTCCCAGGGCGACATCACTGGATTGACATTCAGTCTGCTGGACAAACTGCTATATCAACTGAATGGTCTTCGCTCAATCCCTCTACTCAGGTCATACGCACTGAAACAATGCATGAAATGGATCCTGGAGCGCCAAGAACCGACCGGCGACTGGGCCGGAATCTTCCCCCCCATGCATGCAAGTGTGTATGCCTTCGTGCTGGAGGGGTACAAACTGGAAGACCCCCCTGTGAGACTTGGCATTGAAGCACTCGAGAACTTTGCATGGGAAGATGCAAAAGGCAAAAGGGTTCAACCTTGCGTTTCGCCCGTATGGGATACGACCCTGATGTCCATTGCGCTCTCCGACGCCGCGACCCCAAATCACCAGATTGTCGATCGCGCTATTCAATGGATCCGAGACCGCCAGTTACTCGAACCCCGCGGTGATTGGCGTGTATACCGACCTCGACTTGCGCCCGGGGGGTTCAGCTTCGAGTACACGAACAGCCACTATCCCGATATAGACGACTCGGCAGCGATCATCCTTGCGCAAGTGAAGCATGACCCTATATCGGCCAATTCTAGCTCCGTGATCGCAGCAGCTACGTGGATCTTGGGCATGCAGAACCCGGACGGAGGGTGGGCTGCCTTTGATGTGGAGAATGACAAGTTATTCCTCAACAAGATCCCGTTCAGTGACATGGATAGTCTATGTGATACGTCTTGCGCTGACATCACCGGGCGCATCCTGGAAGCTTTCGGACTGCTGATTCGCCGAGTCCCTGATAAGGACTCCAGCCAACTATTCCAACTTCTCCCTGCAATACGTGCAGCGTGCAGGCGAGGTATCCGATACCTTGCCTCGACACAGGAAGCCAACGGAGCCTGGTTCGGGCGATGGGGGTGCAACTACATCTATGGGACTAGTCATGCACTGTGTGGTCTGGCGTACTTTTTgcaagaagatcaacagGTGCCCGCCATGGTCCAGCCGGCGTTGCAATGGCTGAAATCGCAGCAAAATGATGACGGCGGATGGGGTGAGTCCTTGCTGTCATACCAGAGTCCGGAGAGAAAGGAGCAAAGATCGACCGCGTCACAAACTGCATGGGCGCTCATGGGATTACTGGCTCATCTTCCCCACACCGACATCGTTATTGAACGCGGCATACGGTGGCTGGTTTCCTCTCAAAGACCGGTGGAAACCCTTGGGTCTACATGGCCTGAACCAGTATACACGGGCACGGGATTCCCAAATCATTTTTATTTGGGCTACGACTACTATCGCCACTACTTTCCAATGATGGCACTCGGGCGGTATTTACGCGGGGTTCAAGGCTAG